A genomic window from Pseudocitrobacter corydidari includes:
- the pitA gene encoding inorganic phosphate transporter PitA: protein MLNLFIGLDIYTGLLLLLALAFVLFYEAINGFHDTANAVATVIYTRAMRPQLAVVMAAAFNFFGVLLGGLSVAYAIVHMLPTDLLLNMGSSHGLAMVFSMLLAAIIWNLGTWFFGLPASSSHTLIGAIIGIGLTNAIMNGNSVVDALNLREVTKIFTSLIVSPIVGLALAGGLIFLLRRFWSGTKKRARIHRSPEERKKKGGVRKPPFWTRTSLIVSAAGVAFSHGANDGQKGIGLVMLVLVGIAPAGFVVNMNASGYEIARTRDAINNFEVFLEQRPELLKTITTTEQPVATAQSGDVQSSVFHCHPANTMDAFERVKTLLAGNVTNYSALEVGQRSQLRRIMLCISDTAEKVAKSEGVNRNDQQMLKKLRSDILSTIEYAPIWIIMAVALALGIGTMIGWRRVAMTIGEKIGKKGMTYAQGMSAQITAAISIGLASYVGMPVSTTHVLSSAVAGTMLVDGGGLQRKTVTSILMAWIFTLPAAIFLSGVLYWIALQLI from the coding sequence ATGCTAAATTTATTTATTGGCTTGGATATATACACCGGGCTTTTATTATTGCTTGCTCTGGCATTCGTCCTGTTTTACGAAGCAATTAATGGCTTTCACGATACGGCCAACGCGGTGGCGACGGTTATCTACACGCGCGCGATGCGCCCACAGTTGGCGGTGGTTATGGCCGCTGCGTTCAACTTTTTTGGCGTGCTGTTAGGGGGGCTTAGCGTGGCTTACGCCATTGTGCATATGCTACCGACGGATTTGCTGCTGAATATGGGCTCTTCGCATGGGCTGGCGATGGTCTTTTCAATGCTGCTGGCGGCAATCATCTGGAACCTCGGCACCTGGTTTTTCGGCTTGCCGGCGTCCAGTTCGCATACGTTGATTGGCGCGATAATCGGGATCGGGCTCACCAACGCGATTATGAACGGCAACTCCGTAGTGGATGCGCTGAATCTGCGCGAAGTCACGAAAATTTTCACCTCCTTAATTGTCTCGCCGATTGTCGGCCTCGCGCTGGCGGGCGGGTTGATTTTTCTGCTGCGTCGCTTCTGGAGCGGCACCAAAAAACGCGCCCGTATCCATCGCTCGCCGGAAGAGCGTAAAAAGAAAGGTGGCGTGCGCAAACCTCCGTTCTGGACGCGAACCTCGTTGATTGTCTCAGCGGCGGGCGTGGCGTTTTCTCACGGCGCGAACGATGGCCAGAAAGGTATTGGCCTGGTGATGCTGGTCCTGGTTGGGATTGCGCCCGCCGGGTTTGTGGTCAATATGAATGCGTCGGGTTACGAAATTGCCCGTACTCGCGATGCCATCAACAATTTTGAAGTGTTTCTTGAGCAGCGCCCTGAGCTGCTGAAAACCATTACCACAACGGAGCAGCCGGTGGCGACTGCGCAATCGGGCGATGTGCAATCCAGCGTATTCCACTGTCATCCGGCAAATACCATGGATGCCTTTGAACGCGTTAAAACCCTGCTGGCAGGCAATGTGACTAACTACAGCGCCTTAGAAGTGGGGCAGCGTAGCCAACTGAGGCGCATCATGCTCTGCATCTCCGATACGGCTGAGAAAGTGGCGAAGTCTGAAGGAGTGAACCGCAATGACCAGCAGATGCTGAAAAAACTGCGAAGCGATATTCTGAGCACCATCGAGTACGCGCCCATCTGGATAATTATGGCCGTGGCGCTGGCGCTGGGTATCGGGACAATGATTGGCTGGCGGCGCGTGGCGATGACCATTGGCGAGAAGATCGGTAAGAAAGGCATGACTTACGCTCAGGGCATGTCCGCCCAAATTACGGCGGCGATTTCTATCGGCCTGGCGAGCTATGTTGGGATGCCGGTCTCCACAACGCACGTGCTCTCTTCTGCGGTGGCTGGCACGATGCTGGTAGATGGCGGTGGGTTGCAGCGTAAAACGGTGACCAGCATCCTGATGGCGTGGATCTTCACGCTGCCAGCGGCCATCTTTTTATCCGGGGTGCTTTACTGGATTGCGCTTCAGCTTATCTAA